A DNA window from Arachis hypogaea cultivar Tifrunner chromosome 18, arahy.Tifrunner.gnm2.J5K5, whole genome shotgun sequence contains the following coding sequences:
- the LOC112773179 gene encoding uncharacterized protein isoform X2 produces MIQQRGTHFVLCHLTKVTIYKWSASKFKSWYQFTLESIISAGFGREREREMGHRCCTKQKIKRGLWSPEEDEKLLRYITTHGHKRLQRCGKSCRLRWINYLRPDLKRGSFTLEEEQIIIDIHRILGNRWAQIAKHLPGRTDNEVKNFWNSCIKKKLISQGLDPQTHTLLSSHRRTTSSSSNFSNNNNDSFLIITSNMPNSANNNAPIIETSQGLSSSSSSLPTNNQAQPSVVQAPSSIVTSSDFYYEPSIIIENNNSTNSNVSNSIPSKNSLLWSSRTDHDAEDFRVQTLEEGQGMQHSLHAADDDDNEIREANNIIEMNTNASLEGSNNDNNNNNFDFGLLESVLNSEFMSHDINYMDELAWNF; encoded by the exons ATGATCCAACAGCGTGGGACCCATTTTGTATTATGTCACTTAACAAAGGTTACCATTTATAAATGGAGTGCCTCCAAATTCAAAAGCTGGTATCAATTCACTCTTGAGAGCATTATTAGTGCTGGTtttggaagagagagagaaagagaaatggGGCATCGTTGCTGCACCAAACAGAAGATCAAAAGAGGGTTGTGGTCTCCTGAAGAAGATGAGAAGCTTCTCAGATATATCACAACTCATGgccacaaaa GATTGCAAAGATGCGGAAAGAGTTGCAGATTGAGATGGATAAATTACCTGAGGCCAGATCTGAAGAGGGGCTCCTTCACTTTAGAGGAAGAGCAGATCATAATTGACATTCATAGAATTCTCGGAAACAG ATGGGCTCAAATAGCGAAGCACCTACCTGGTAGAACAGACAATGAGGTCAAGAATTTCTGGAACTCTTGCATTAAAAAGAAGCTCATATCTCAAGGCCTAGATCCACAAACACacactcttctctcttctcacagGAGAAcaacctcatcatcatcaaacttctctaacaataataatgattcCTTTCTCATTATTACTTCAAATATGCCAAACAGTGCTAATAATAATGCTCCCATTATTGAAACTAGCCAaggcctttcttcttcttcttcttcactaccTACCAATAATCAGGCTCAACCAAGTGTTGTTCAAGCACCGTCTAGCATTGTTACCTCATCGGATTTTTATTATGAACCATCAATaataatagagaataataatAGTACTAATAGTAATGTCTCCAATAGTATCCCATCTAAGAATAGCTTATTATGGAGTTCAAGGACTGATCATGATGCTGAAGATTTCAGAGTTCAGACATTGGAAGAAGGGCAAGGAATGCAACATTCACTACATGctgctgatgatgatgataacgaGATCAGAGAAGCTAATAATATCATTGAGATGAATACTAATGCTTCTTTGGAGGGCtccaataatgataataataataataattttgactTTGGGTTGCTGGAAAGTGTACTTAACTCTGAATTCATGTCTCATGATATCAACTATATGGATGAACTTGCATGGAACTTTTAG
- the LOC112773179 gene encoding uncharacterized protein isoform X1 yields the protein MIQQRGTHFVLCHLTKVTIYKWSASKFKSWYQFTLESIISAGFGREREREMGHRCCTKQKIKRGLWSPEEDEKLLRYITTHGHKSWSSVPKFAGLQRCGKSCRLRWINYLRPDLKRGSFTLEEEQIIIDIHRILGNRWAQIAKHLPGRTDNEVKNFWNSCIKKKLISQGLDPQTHTLLSSHRRTTSSSSNFSNNNNDSFLIITSNMPNSANNNAPIIETSQGLSSSSSSLPTNNQAQPSVVQAPSSIVTSSDFYYEPSIIIENNNSTNSNVSNSIPSKNSLLWSSRTDHDAEDFRVQTLEEGQGMQHSLHAADDDDNEIREANNIIEMNTNASLEGSNNDNNNNNFDFGLLESVLNSEFMSHDINYMDELAWNF from the exons ATGATCCAACAGCGTGGGACCCATTTTGTATTATGTCACTTAACAAAGGTTACCATTTATAAATGGAGTGCCTCCAAATTCAAAAGCTGGTATCAATTCACTCTTGAGAGCATTATTAGTGCTGGTtttggaagagagagagaaagagaaatggGGCATCGTTGCTGCACCAAACAGAAGATCAAAAGAGGGTTGTGGTCTCCTGAAGAAGATGAGAAGCTTCTCAGATATATCACAACTCATGgccacaaaagttggagttctgTCCCTAAATTTGCAG GATTGCAAAGATGCGGAAAGAGTTGCAGATTGAGATGGATAAATTACCTGAGGCCAGATCTGAAGAGGGGCTCCTTCACTTTAGAGGAAGAGCAGATCATAATTGACATTCATAGAATTCTCGGAAACAG ATGGGCTCAAATAGCGAAGCACCTACCTGGTAGAACAGACAATGAGGTCAAGAATTTCTGGAACTCTTGCATTAAAAAGAAGCTCATATCTCAAGGCCTAGATCCACAAACACacactcttctctcttctcacagGAGAAcaacctcatcatcatcaaacttctctaacaataataatgattcCTTTCTCATTATTACTTCAAATATGCCAAACAGTGCTAATAATAATGCTCCCATTATTGAAACTAGCCAaggcctttcttcttcttcttcttcactaccTACCAATAATCAGGCTCAACCAAGTGTTGTTCAAGCACCGTCTAGCATTGTTACCTCATCGGATTTTTATTATGAACCATCAATaataatagagaataataatAGTACTAATAGTAATGTCTCCAATAGTATCCCATCTAAGAATAGCTTATTATGGAGTTCAAGGACTGATCATGATGCTGAAGATTTCAGAGTTCAGACATTGGAAGAAGGGCAAGGAATGCAACATTCACTACATGctgctgatgatgatgataacgaGATCAGAGAAGCTAATAATATCATTGAGATGAATACTAATGCTTCTTTGGAGGGCtccaataatgataataataataataattttgactTTGGGTTGCTGGAAAGTGTACTTAACTCTGAATTCATGTCTCATGATATCAACTATATGGATGAACTTGCATGGAACTTTTAG